One Streptomyces lincolnensis genomic region harbors:
- a CDS encoding pirin family protein yields the protein MSNLDRAPVPALCGGRGFVVAEPVRELLSPRRVKLGESTEVRRLLPNLGRRMVGAWCFVDHYGPDDIADEPGMQVPPHPHMGLQTVSWLHEGEVLHRDSTGSLQTIRPRELGLMTSGRAISHSEESPGSHARFLHGAQLWVALPDGHRHTEPHFEHHAELPHITAPGLTATLILGSLDGATSPGTAYTPIVGADLTLAHGADVRLPLEPDFEYAVLSMSGEAHVDGVPLLPGSMLYLGCGRTELPLRAVSDAGLMLLGGEPFEEELIMFWNWIGRTQEEIEQARRDWMEGSRFGEVKGYDGAPLPAPDLPPVPLKPRGRMR from the coding sequence ATGAGCAATCTTGATCGGGCGCCGGTTCCCGCCCTGTGCGGCGGCCGCGGTTTCGTGGTGGCGGAGCCGGTGCGTGAACTCCTCAGCCCGCGCCGCGTCAAGCTCGGCGAGTCCACCGAGGTCCGCCGACTGCTGCCCAACCTGGGCCGACGCATGGTGGGCGCGTGGTGCTTCGTGGATCACTACGGCCCCGACGACATCGCCGACGAGCCCGGTATGCAGGTGCCACCCCACCCGCACATGGGGCTCCAGACGGTGAGCTGGCTGCACGAGGGAGAGGTGCTGCACCGCGACTCCACCGGCAGCCTCCAGACCATCCGCCCCCGCGAACTGGGCCTGATGACCTCCGGCCGGGCGATCAGCCACTCCGAGGAGAGCCCCGGGTCGCATGCCCGCTTCCTGCACGGCGCCCAGCTCTGGGTCGCCCTCCCGGACGGCCACCGCCACACCGAGCCGCACTTCGAGCACCACGCCGAGCTGCCCCACATCACGGCACCGGGCCTGACGGCCACGCTCATCCTCGGCTCCCTCGACGGCGCCACCTCGCCCGGTACGGCGTACACCCCGATCGTCGGCGCCGACCTCACCCTCGCCCACGGCGCCGACGTACGCCTGCCGCTGGAACCGGACTTCGAGTACGCCGTGCTCTCCATGTCCGGCGAGGCCCACGTGGACGGCGTGCCGCTTCTGCCGGGCTCGATGCTCTACCTCGGCTGCGGCCGCACCGAACTGCCCCTGCGCGCCGTGTCGGACGCGGGCCTGATGCTCCTGGGCGGCGAGCCGTTCGAGGAGGAGCTGATCATGTTCTGGAACTGGATCGGGCGGACCCAGGAGGAGATCGAGCAGGCTCGTCGGGACTGGATGGAAGGGTCGCGGTTCGGGGAGGTGAAGGGGTACGACGGGGCTCCACTGCCCGCACCGGACCTGCCTCCGGTGCCGTTGAAACCGCGGGGAAGGATGCGATGA
- a CDS encoding ABC transporter ATP-binding protein, with protein sequence MEVRDVHHAYRQRVVLRGIDIRLRAGTLCGIVGENGAGKSTLLKILSGEMRPSRGTVRHGGRFGYCPQHVVLNDALTVRQHLRFFQRAYRLTDLRYAEQVMDVLGFAGYADERAGTLSGGTRQKLNVTLALMHDPQVLLLDEPYQGFDWDTYQRFWDLAVRLRDAGRSVLVVSHLAYDTERLDELWRLDAGVLRPDQAVTT encoded by the coding sequence GTGGAGGTCAGGGATGTGCATCATGCCTACCGTCAGCGTGTGGTCCTGCGGGGCATTGACATACGGCTTCGGGCAGGGACGTTGTGTGGGATCGTCGGGGAGAACGGCGCCGGCAAATCAACTCTTCTGAAGATCCTTTCCGGTGAGATGCGGCCCTCACGCGGCACGGTCCGTCATGGTGGTCGGTTCGGTTACTGCCCGCAGCACGTGGTCCTCAACGACGCGCTGACTGTCCGGCAGCACTTGAGGTTCTTCCAGAGGGCCTATCGGCTGACCGATCTGCGGTACGCCGAGCAGGTGATGGACGTGCTGGGGTTCGCCGGTTACGCCGATGAGCGGGCAGGGACTCTCAGCGGCGGGACGCGGCAGAAGCTGAACGTGACGCTGGCGCTGATGCACGATCCGCAGGTGCTCTTGCTGGACGAGCCGTATCAGGGGTTCGACTGGGACACCTACCAGCGATTCTGGGATCTCGCCGTGCGGCTGCGCGATGCGGGACGTTCGGTCCTGGTCGTCTCCCACCTGGCGTACGACACCGAGCGCCTGGACGAGTTGTGGCGTCTGGACGCCGGGGTACTCCGCCCGGACCAGGCGGTGACCACGTGA
- the uppS gene encoding polyprenyl diphosphate synthase, giving the protein MRKKTQPTRAPLDTATHAWRGRATTRALMGEDPVLRAAYRLCRRTTRAHDPGIYALIQLMPAILRPAGWALWAAASVLDDLADERGAEWAERSARVEAWTRALKHDLAAGTSTDPIRYALVDTAGRWRLDLSNLEGAMARARDDDHGLRLPDWAAWRAWSNEEIVPWVDQVRQLFEQAGAPMTLRLDRQADYEHFVDGAQLTDVLTDLSTDLADGHLLVPQEALEPFPGAEADLVQGRWSPAVAALVAELTALARRRVTRPAMTRGMHPGAATVLDTAAELMRAQLDAIDAAGPTLLKRAPRPSVVARVRVLGPARLRSALAWSLTPLTVPGPRPPVVGVRGPSPEAGGVAGLRPPPPHRDGVRPPQIAAHHMPCHVAVIMDGNGRWAEQRGLPRHEGHRVGTAVAHEMVYGALEIGLRHLTLYAFSTENWQRGTEEITTILAAFQRELDEGPLRDLDVRQRWSGRPDKLPEELVHALRREEHRTRDRTGLTLTICLNYGGRDEIARTAAALAQAAREGEVDPRLLGEDDFARHLPHPHMPDVDLLWRTGNEQRTSNFLPWHATYAELYFTPGYWPDNDRRDLWQAITEYSRRQRRHGAVPSSSPPPKTTVRPLAPDLTPGSR; this is encoded by the coding sequence ATGCGCAAGAAAACGCAGCCCACCCGCGCGCCCCTCGACACGGCCACGCACGCGTGGCGGGGCCGAGCCACCACCCGTGCGCTGATGGGCGAAGACCCCGTCCTGCGGGCGGCCTACCGGCTGTGCCGCCGCACCACACGAGCGCACGATCCCGGGATCTACGCCCTCATCCAGCTCATGCCGGCCATCCTGCGCCCGGCGGGCTGGGCCTTGTGGGCGGCTGCCAGCGTCCTTGACGACCTGGCAGACGAACGCGGCGCGGAGTGGGCCGAGCGCTCGGCGCGCGTCGAGGCGTGGACCAGGGCGCTGAAGCACGATCTGGCGGCGGGCACGAGCACCGATCCGATTCGGTACGCCTTGGTGGACACCGCCGGTCGATGGCGTCTGGACCTGTCCAACCTGGAGGGCGCGATGGCCAGGGCGCGAGACGACGACCACGGTCTGCGTCTCCCCGACTGGGCCGCGTGGCGGGCCTGGAGCAACGAAGAAATCGTGCCCTGGGTCGATCAGGTACGGCAGCTGTTCGAGCAGGCCGGCGCACCGATGACGCTACGGCTGGACCGGCAGGCCGACTACGAACACTTCGTCGACGGCGCCCAGCTCACCGACGTTCTCACCGACCTGAGCACCGACCTCGCCGACGGCCACCTCCTCGTGCCGCAGGAAGCGTTGGAACCCTTCCCCGGCGCGGAAGCGGACCTGGTGCAGGGGCGCTGGAGTCCGGCCGTGGCGGCGTTGGTCGCCGAACTGACCGCCCTTGCGCGCCGACGGGTGACCAGGCCCGCCATGACGAGAGGAATGCACCCGGGTGCCGCCACCGTGCTCGACACGGCGGCAGAACTGATGCGCGCCCAACTCGACGCCATCGACGCGGCCGGTCCCACGCTGCTGAAACGCGCTCCGCGCCCGTCCGTCGTGGCCCGCGTCCGCGTGCTGGGACCCGCCCGCCTCCGCTCGGCCCTGGCCTGGAGCCTGACCCCCCTGACCGTGCCGGGTCCTCGACCACCTGTGGTGGGCGTGAGGGGTCCGAGCCCGGAAGCCGGTGGCGTCGCCGGGCTCCGGCCTCCGCCACCGCACCGCGACGGCGTCCGGCCCCCGCAGATCGCCGCTCACCACATGCCCTGCCACGTGGCGGTCATCATGGACGGCAACGGCCGCTGGGCAGAACAGCGCGGCCTGCCCCGTCATGAAGGCCACCGCGTCGGCACCGCCGTCGCGCACGAGATGGTCTACGGCGCCCTGGAGATCGGTCTGCGCCACCTGACCCTCTACGCGTTCTCCACCGAGAACTGGCAACGCGGCACAGAGGAGATCACCACGATCCTGGCGGCATTCCAACGCGAACTCGACGAGGGCCCCCTCCGTGACCTGGACGTGCGCCAGCGCTGGTCCGGCCGGCCCGACAAACTGCCCGAGGAACTCGTCCATGCCCTCAGGCGCGAAGAGCACCGCACCCGTGACCGCACCGGACTGACACTCACTATCTGCCTCAATTACGGCGGCCGCGACGAGATTGCCCGGACAGCCGCGGCACTCGCCCAGGCAGCCCGAGAAGGTGAAGTAGACCCCCGCCTCCTCGGCGAGGACGACTTCGCCCGCCATCTGCCCCACCCCCACATGCCGGACGTGGACCTGCTGTGGCGCACCGGCAACGAACAGCGCACCTCCAACTTCCTTCCCTGGCACGCCACCTACGCTGAGCTGTACTTCACCCCCGGCTACTGGCCCGACAACGACCGACGTGACCTGTGGCAGGCCATCACCGAGTACAGCCGACGCCAACGCCGCCACGGCGCCGTCCCCTCCTCCTCTCCTCCCCCGAAAACCACCGTCCGTCCCCTCGCGCCCGACCTGACCCCTGGGTCGCGCTAG
- a CDS encoding SMI1/KNR4 family protein, which produces MSETEDVRSAWGRTAYWLTVNAPVSARALGGPATDEDIAGLREALGFDVPHVLEALLRMNNGSTAKDTSRVLPDGRVIPVRHLDSAIFPYGRILLGCAEIAREYAKWRRTEEENGLDGYWRVSWVPVVQDVEGQYYGYAVDACGASGFSVLEYGEGSVPREVFPSLGTLLASFAQALESGSWDGWPARVDKGSLSWGEE; this is translated from the coding sequence GTGTCTGAAACAGAGGATGTGCGGTCGGCGTGGGGGCGGACAGCGTACTGGCTGACGGTGAACGCGCCGGTCAGCGCGCGGGCGCTGGGCGGGCCGGCGACGGATGAGGACATCGCGGGTCTGCGTGAGGCGTTGGGGTTCGACGTGCCCCATGTGCTCGAGGCGTTGCTGCGGATGAACAACGGCAGCACGGCGAAGGACACCTCGCGGGTGCTTCCCGACGGGCGGGTGATTCCCGTCCGTCATCTCGACTCGGCGATCTTCCCCTACGGAAGGATTCTTCTGGGATGCGCGGAGATCGCCAGGGAGTATGCCAAGTGGCGGCGGACGGAGGAAGAGAACGGCCTGGACGGCTACTGGAGGGTTTCCTGGGTCCCAGTCGTCCAGGACGTCGAAGGGCAGTACTACGGATACGCCGTGGACGCTTGCGGGGCGTCCGGTTTCTCCGTGCTGGAGTACGGCGAGGGCTCTGTTCCGCGCGAGGTCTTCCCCTCGCTGGGGACGCTGCTGGCGTCGTTCGCGCAAGCCCTGGAGAGCGGCAGCTGGGACGGGTGGCCCGCGCGGGTGGACAAGGGGTCGCTCAGCTGGGGTGAGGAGTGA